The Streptomyces sp. NBC_00224 genome contains the following window.
TACGACATCAACGGACTCGCCGCTTCCGCCCCCACGTGGTTCGACCGCGTCATGGAGTTCGTCGGCGAGTACGGCATCCTGCTCGCCCTCGTCCTCGTCGTGCTCTGGTGCTGGTGGAGCCTGCGGCGCAGCGAGGACCGCGAGAGCGCCCCGGCCTCCCTCGCGGCCCTCGTCTGGGCGCCGCTCGGCGCCGGGATCGCGCTGCTCGTCAACATCCCCATCAGGGGATTCGTGGAGCGGCCCCGGCCCTTCGTCTCCCACAAGGGGCTCGACGTCCTGGTGGACGGCAAGACGGACTACTCGTTCGTGAGCGACCACGCCACGATGTCGATGGCGATCGGCGCCGGACTCTTCGTCGCGCACCGCAAGTTCGGACTCCTCGCCATCGGGCTCGCGCTCGCCGAGGGCTTCTGCCGGGTCTACATGGGCGTGCACTACCCCACGGACGTGGTCGGCGGCTTCGCCCTGGGCACCGCCGTCACGCTGCTGCTCGCGCCGCTCGCCCTGATGCTGCTGACCCCGCTGGTGTCGACGGTGGCCCGGTCGCCCCGGCTGGGCCGTCTCGTACGGTCGCGGCGCGCCGGGCAGTCCTCGCTGCGGCTCGCCGTGGACCTGCCCGAGCAGCGGTCGGGAGCGGGGAAGTCGGGTACGGGTGCGGGGCCGGGAGAGAACGACCTGGCGGCGTAAGGCGGTTCGCCCCGCTCTCTCTTCACAGCGCTTGTGGGAAGTCGAACACGCGCGTCGGGTCGTAGCGGCGCTTGAGTTCGGCGAGCCGGGGCGCGGCGGCGCCGTAGTACGCCTTGCGCCAGTCCTTCAGTTCCGGGTCGGCGTAGTTCTGGTAGGCGGCCCCGTTGGCGTACCGGCTGAGCGCGTCATGGGTGGTATTCAGCCATGCCCGCTGGGCCGTTCCCGGGGTGCCCGGGCGCCAGGCGGCGATGTACTGCGCGAGCACCCGCGAGCGGCGGTGCACGAACGCCGTCGCCGTCGGTGACACGCGGTTCAGCGCCCCGCCGAGCGCCGTGAGCGCCACGCTGCCCGCCCCGCCGCCCTGCCCCACCGGCACACGCCCGAAGGCCTCGGTCCTGGCGAGCAGGGCCCGTACCCCGTCGGCCGGGACCGCCCGGTCGAAGAACGCGGACCGGGCGGCGTACGTCTCGCGCTGGAGGGCGCCCTGCGCGGTGCGGCCGGGGGTGGCGCCCGCGAGGTGGCACTGCGCCTCGGAGAGGGCCGCGCACCCGGCGTACGCGAGCATCGCGTCGGTGTAGCCGTGGCGGTGCAGCGAGACGGATGCGGCGGGGGCGCCGACGCGGTCGGCGAGGCGGTCCACGGCGTTCTGGAGGTCGCCGTAGGAGCCCAGCGAGAACGCGGAGACGCCGACCGTGGGGGCCGCCCCCGCCCCCGCGCCGCCCGCGGCCGCCGCGAGATGGGCGGCGGACCAGATCTCGTCGGGCTGGTCGGGGCCCCACTCCTGCCAGGCCTCGATCACCGCCCGCGCCCTCGCCCAGGGCCAGGTCAGATACGCGGTGACGGCCCGCGGGGCGTCGTGCGTACGGAAGCTGAGCTCGGTGACCACGCCGAAGCTGCCGTTGCCCGCGCCGCGCAGGGCCCAGAAGAGGTCGCTCTCGCGGTCGGCGTCGGCGGTGAGCCGCTTGCCGTCGGCGGTGATCAGGGTCGCGGAGGTGAGGCTGTCGCAGGTCGCCCCGTACGCGCGCGTGGCGACTCCGTGGCCGCCGCCGAGGGTGAGCCCGGTGATGCCGACGGTGGGGCAGGAACCGCCGGGGATCGTACGGCCGGTCCTGCCCAGGGCGAGGTAGACGTCGAGCAGCCGGGCGCCCGCGCCGACCGTGGCGGTGGCGCCGTCGGCGCGGACGCGGTTCAGCTTCGACACGTCGAGGACGAGGCGGCCGGTGCCGGAGGACCACCCGGCGTACGAGTGGCCGCCGTTGCGCAGGGCGACGGGAGTGCGGTGGGCGCGGGCGAACGCCAGGCACTCCCGCACGTCGGAGTCGTTCGCCACGTACGCGACGGCCGCCGGCTCCAGGCTGTCGAAGCGGGTGTTGTAGAGCTGGCGGGCGGTCGGGTACGCGGCGTCGCCGGGCCGGACGAGGGACCCGGCGAGCGAGCGCGCGAGGGCGGTCCAGGCGGCCGGGGAGGTGCCGGCGGAGGGGCGCCCGGTGCCGCCGGTGGCCGTGGGCGGCCCGGACTTCGAGGGCTGCTCGCGGGGGGCGCCGGAGGTGCAGGCGGACGCCGTGGCGGCGGCGAGGGCGGCGCCCGCGGCCCCCGCGGCGAGGAGGGAACGCCGGTCCATGCGGGGAGGTCTTCCCGGACGGTCGGGTTCCGAACCGTCCCGTTCGAACCGTCCCCGTTCTTCGAACGGGAAGGGACTTGAGTCCTAGTCCGCCGACTCGTGCTGCTCCGCGTCCGTTCTGGCCCTGTCGCGGGAGCGGCGGGCGGGGCCGGTCCAGCCGCAGGTGCAGCGGGCGTGGGCGAAGCTGCCGCGTTCCGTCGTGGTGGTGCGGTGCTCAGGGGATGAGGCTTGGTGGGGCACCCGGCCACGGTACCCAGGGCCGGGCGCGGGCGTGACCGGGGTGGGGACGCGGTCGTTAAGCGGGGCGGGTGGTGCGGCGGGTCGTGGACGGTGGTTGGGGGTTTGACGGCGATGACGGTGCGGCGGCAGAGGCGTGGTGGCGCGGGCTTCGCCGGCGCCGTCGTGACCGGCGTGACGGCGGCCGCGGTGACCGCCGCGGGCGTGCTCGTCGCCGGGTGCGGGGCCGGCGGCTCCTCGGGCTCCGCCGGTCCTGACGGGCGGACGGCCGAGCCGGGCCAGGTGGTGGCGCGGGCCGTCGACGCCCTGGTGGCCGCCCGCAGCTCCAAGGCCAGTACCTCCATG
Protein-coding sequences here:
- a CDS encoding phosphatase PAP2 family protein; the protein is MAGLALDGSNPDVSLLYDINGLAASAPTWFDRVMEFVGEYGILLALVLVVLWCWWSLRRSEDRESAPASLAALVWAPLGAGIALLVNIPIRGFVERPRPFVSHKGLDVLVDGKTDYSFVSDHATMSMAIGAGLFVAHRKFGLLAIGLALAEGFCRVYMGVHYPTDVVGGFALGTAVTLLLAPLALMLLTPLVSTVARSPRLGRLVRSRRAGQSSLRLAVDLPEQRSGAGKSGTGAGPGENDLAA
- a CDS encoding FAD-binding oxidoreductase, whose product is MDRRSLLAAGAAGAALAAATASACTSGAPREQPSKSGPPTATGGTGRPSAGTSPAAWTALARSLAGSLVRPGDAAYPTARQLYNTRFDSLEPAAVAYVANDSDVRECLAFARAHRTPVALRNGGHSYAGWSSGTGRLVLDVSKLNRVRADGATATVGAGARLLDVYLALGRTGRTIPGGSCPTVGITGLTLGGGHGVATRAYGATCDSLTSATLITADGKRLTADADRESDLFWALRGAGNGSFGVVTELSFRTHDAPRAVTAYLTWPWARARAVIEAWQEWGPDQPDEIWSAAHLAAAAGGAGAGAAPTVGVSAFSLGSYGDLQNAVDRLADRVGAPAASVSLHRHGYTDAMLAYAGCAALSEAQCHLAGATPGRTAQGALQRETYAARSAFFDRAVPADGVRALLARTEAFGRVPVGQGGGAGSVALTALGGALNRVSPTATAFVHRRSRVLAQYIAAWRPGTPGTAQRAWLNTTHDALSRYANGAAYQNYADPELKDWRKAYYGAAAPRLAELKRRYDPTRVFDFPQAL